TATGAGTCTTAGGTTTGGGCATCATTTGGAATGGGATTTCAAATCGGTCTTCGATTGGGGAATCTGGTAAGGTTTTATGGTAGAAGTGAGGGAAAGGAATGGGAAAACAAGAGGAAACGCGTAAACTCATCATCGAATCTGCTTTTTCACTGATTTACCAAAATGGGTTTCAAGGAGTGGGAGTTCGTGAAATTGCAGAAAAAGCCAATTTGACCATTGGGGCTTTTTTTTACCATTTTCCTACCAAAAACCTGGTGGGTTATGCAATCATCGATGAGTTTTTATCAAAAGGAATTATGGAGCGTTGGATCCTACCGTTGGAAGGTTATGAGAACCCCATCGAGGGAATGATCCAAACATTTAAAAAAACCTTCGATGGTTGGCCTGATGAGTTTGTATCTCGCGGTTGTCCTTTGAATAACTTAGGTCAAGAAATGTCTTCCATCGATTCTGAATTCCAGAAGAAGGCAAAGGCTTTGTTAACAACCTGGATACAGAACACAAAAAAATATTTGGATTTAGCTAAGAAACAAAAGATTTTAAAAACGAATACAGACACTCGGAAACTTGCAGAATTTATTGTGACGTTCCAAGAAGCAACCTTTGCTATGGGAAAGGTGATGAATGATCGTAAAGTTTATGATTCTTTGTATGTGTCCTTTAGAGATCATTTGCGAAGCCAGTGTATTTGAAATCGTAGGTAGATTTTAGGAATCTGTAAATTTCTTTCCACGCCCAAGGAATGGTTCTTACTCTTTTGTTTTAGCATACCTTGACATTCTTCCTTTAGTTGTTATACTCACATCCATGGGCCAAAAAAGAACCATTGCTACCTCCGCCTCCGAAGAACGATTAGAAAAACTTCTTGAAGAAAGATTAATTCCAGGATCCAACCAAGAATTTATCGACAAACGAATTTGGGACCTTTTTGGAGAAACATGGTGTGTCATGTTCACTGATCTTTCTGGATTCTCCCGCGGTGTTGCTAAATTTGGAATCATTCATTTTTTACAAACTATTTATGAGTCACAAAGAATTCTTATCCCTGTGCTCGATGAGTTTGATGGAATCCTAATGAAAGACGAAGGGGACAGTCTTATGGTTCTATTCCGAAACACAAACAAAGCCATTCAATGCGCCATACATATGCAGAAGGCATGTAAAAGATACAATGTGGATCGGATTGCCGAAGAGCAAATTTTACTCTGCGTGGGACTTGGGTATGGAAAAATCTTAAAAATTGGTGACACCGATGTATTCGGCTCCGAAGTAAACGCTGCATCTAAGTTAGGTGAAGATACAGCCAAGGCCTGGGAAATATTAGTTACGAGTGCTGTGAAAGAGAATGCTGATGAAACTACTGATTTCGATTTTGAAGGGATTTCTGAAATTCCCCCTGGCTCTGACGGAGCTTACCGTTTGGTTTATACCTTGGAAGAGCCCAAATGGGTTGTTTTGTAACTCGATTAGTGGGTTTAAGCGATCAGCGGAATTTAATCTAGATCGTAATAAATCTTAGCGTGCATTTTGGATTTGTGTACCGAAATCATTCCATAAATTCATAAATCGAACGAATCTCTCCGTTTGTTTCTACATAAGAATACAACTCTTGGAATTCTTTATTTTGGCAAAGGGTTCCTGAATCTCCAATCAGGATTAAATGGGACTTGGCACGCGTGAGGGCAACATTCAAACGTTTTGGATTCAGTAAAAAACCAATTTCCCCATCTGGGTTGGACCTGACCAAACTAAGGATAACAATTTCAGATTCCCTTCCTTGGAAAGAGTCAATGGTTTGGGTGAACCATTTTCCTTCGGATACTTTTACCAACCTTTCCACTTGGCCTCGGTATGGGGAAATTACCGTTGTTAACTCTTTGGGAATTCCTAAGTGGAACAATTTTTCAATCAATTGGATTTCTATATGATTGAAAAAACTGGGTTCTTCTCCTTCTGTTTCTTCCTCCGAATCACTCCCGGCAGTATCGATCCAAAGGATCGGAGGATTGGAACCGATTACCTCGGAGATATCGACGGAGGATGTCCATTTCGCATCGGGATGGGTGAGGATTTTACTTTCGTAATAGGTTTGGTTTGGAAACCCAAGAATTTCCGGTTTCATCCTGAATTGTTTTTCTAGAAATATAATCCGTTCCCCAGAATCAAATGCCACTGCCTTTTCTAAAAAGCTATGAATGGTTTGGTGGTCCGGGTGAGAGTAACTTGCACCGAGTTGTTTGGGATCTCCAAAAAAGAATGTTTTTTTTCCCGCATAGAGAGCCATATAACATCCCGGATCCAAACTTTGTGTGGCTTCATCGACAAATACAAAATCAAACTCCCTACCTTTTTTGAATTCATTTCCGAAACCCGAAAAGGTAGATACGATCAGTTCTGCATCATCGAGTAACTTGTTGCGAATATTCGATTCGGCTTCTCTGATAGTAGAAAGTAAAAACTTAGCTTCTTTACGGACCTGTTTTCTTTCCTCCCTTTCTTCTTTTCCAAAATTACGTTTCCAAGAGTTAGCTTTTTTCTGAAGTGCCTTTAGTTCCGTCTGCCAGTTATGAATTTGTTTTTGGTCAGGATGTGTTTGGATGAGATGGTCGATATGGTGGGGCAAAACTTCTTCTTTGATTTTGGTGGAGTTACCCAACCGAATCACGCGAATCCCTTTTTTTTGTGCGAGCTCCACAATATAATCGCAAGCAAAGTTTGTGGGACAAAGAGTTAATACCGATTCATTCCTAGATTTAATCTCCTCTACAGCTTGCATAAGTAAGGTGGTCTTACCGGTTCCTGGAGGTCCAAAAACAACTCCGTAATCACTCATTTGAAAGATTCTCTCTATCGGTGGTTTGCCCTGGCCGGACTTGGGGGGAGTGGGTTTGTCCCCGAGTCCAAAACCCAAAATCCAATTGAGTTTTTTATGCGATAAACTTTCTTTATCATTTAAAACTTTGGTAATGATTTCATTATACAAATCGTAAGTGGATTCTTGGAACCATTTGGAGATTTGGAATTCTTGGTCTTCCCATTCATAGTCTCCTCGGACTTGGATGGTGAGCTTCGTATCAGAAACCCGGTAGATATTTCCAAATATAGTTTCTGTTTCGCTTTTAAGTAGGACGGGAATTCCTGGTTTTAACCATTCTTTTGCTTTCGTGGAAGGAGAGATTTGGAATTCGGCTCTCCAGGTGTTACCCACAACAAATCGCAAATCTTCCAGCTGTGCTGATTTAAGGATTTTGGCGTCTTGGCCTTTTTCCAAAAATAAAGAACGTTCGTATTCTCGTTCTTTTGATAAAATTGTTTTTACGTATAGAATTTCTTCTTCCAGTGAACCAAACTCTTGTTTCATGGTTCTTCCCATTCAATATTCTCCAAGGTTGTAAAAAAACCGTTTCTCAGTAGGGGGGCAAAGTCTATAAAATCGGCTGCTTTTAAATATAAGGAATCTTCGATGGAATAGGCTTGGATAAGATTGTTTGCTGCCTCTTCCAATTTACCCAACCGGCAATGGGCTCGAGCCAAAATGATCAGTGTTTCCGGATCAATTTCTTTACAGAATTGGATATGGGTTTTGATCGATGTAAGTGCATTCTCCGGATCTTCCGCTTCTAAATAACAAAGGGATAAAAGATCATAATCTAGGAACTCTTCAGGTTCCACCATATTAAGAGACTTTTTTAAAGATACCAGTGCCGAGTTAAAATCTCCACGAGAAAAATACAAAGACCCAAGTTCCGCCCAAATGTCTTTACGATCAATACCACGACCATTACTTAAATGTTCTTGCGAAAGAGCTTTTTTTAAAACTTTGATCGCTTCTTCCGAACGTTCCATATCTTTCAGAAGAGAGGCAAGGAGTAGGTAGTTTTCTAAATAAGAAGGAAAATAGGTGATACTTTTTTGTAGCAAAACCTTCGCCGACTTAAATTTCTTTAATTTGATCAGATAACGAGAATATACAGTAATACTTAAAGGGTGGGAGGGGTAATTTTTAATGATGTCTTGGAATAACGATTCCGTTTCTTTCGGATTTCCCACCGCATACAAACACCAGGCTTTTTTCGCTTTGATTTTGATGAGAGAGGATTCGTCGGTTGTATGCGACTCACTCTCGGCATAAACGTTAAAGGCTCGAGTGAATTCCTTTTCCTCTTCCAGGAGTTTGGCTTCACGGATCAGGGAAAAAAAAGAACTCATACGACGTTTTTTACTTCAGGAAATAAGGGATTCGCCGAAGTGTAGAATAGGGAGTAAAGATTGTAAAAGGAGGTCCTATTATGGTTCCATCTACACCTATAAACTCGGTCGTCAATTTGCCAAAGGAAATTTTCCAGGCCCAAAACCAACTCTCAGAGAAACTCATGAAGTTGGCTGTGGAAGAAAAAGTAGGCCCAACAGCAAAAAGCGAACGGTTACTCGACATCTACTGTTAGTTAGTCTACCCGGGTTTCTGGATTGAAAACTGGTCGTTTTCTTTCCATAAACCCACCAATGGCGGAACGAAAGTCTTTGGAATCAAGCATACTCGCATTCCAAACAGCTACATAGTCTAATCCCTCTTCTATAGTCTTTCCAATTCCATGGTTTAGAACTTGTTTGACCCCGCGAATTACGATGGTTGGGTTCTCCGCAATTTCTTCTGCGGTTTTTAATCCAGCCTGGAGTAGGGAATCAAAGTCTTCCGTGACCTTTGTCACAAGTCCCATTTGGAGAGCTTCTTCGGCACCAATATCTTTTCCGGTTAATGCCAACTCTCTTGTATGGGCATTTCCAATCAGATGGGGAAGTCTTTGTAAAGATCCCATATCGGCAACAATCGCTACCTTGGATTCTCTGAGTGAAAAACTCGCATCCTTTGACGCATAACGAATGTCACATGCAGAAACTAAATCCAGTCCTCCCCCAATACAGTGTTTTTGAACTAGTGCAATAGACGGTTTTTTGGAATTGTAGATGGCATTGATTCCTTTTTGCATCGTAAGAATGAGTTGGTAGAGTTTTTCCCGACCATCTGCAAATTCCCCTTGGAAGACAGATTTGAATTCTAAAAAGAATTCTTCCAAATCAAGTCCTGTCGAGAATGATTTTCCCTTCGCTGCGATCACATAACAATGGATTTGTGGGTCAGCGTTGATTTGATCCACCATGTCTGGAAGATCCCGCCAAAAAGGCCAATTCATGGCATTCCGTTTTTCGGGACGGTTTAACCAAAGGATGGCTACGTTTTTTCTTTTTTCAATTTCAAAAAATGGAGAAGGGTTCATACGTTTGTTTTCTCCTTTAACCAAAGTTTTTTGGAAACCAAAAGATACACACCAAAGAGGATGAGTGCAATAGAAATATACTGTGACTGCGAAAATCCATGCCAGTAGTATCCAGTAAGGAAAGTTGGGTTTCCGTTGGCATCAGGAATGTTAACAAGAGTAGGTGGATCGATAAATGGAATCACTGCTTTGTTCACACGTAAGAACTCGATAAGGAGTCTTGCAAAACCATGGATGATGAGAAACTGCGCACCGATACTCCATTTACGGAAGTTTTGGTATCTCGCCCAAAATTGGAAGTAGGCAAAGTATCCGAATGCCATAATGGATTCCATCACAGGTGTATTCCAAACGGGAACACCGGAAGGGTGGGCGCCATGGAAATCAAATACGAAAAAAGGAATTCTCGCATCCGTAGCAAAACCGTAACAACCATCCCCACTCACAAAACAACCGAGTCTACCGATCGCATAACCCATACTAATCGCTGGAATCACTGCATCGTAATAAGCACCAATGTCTAGTTTGTGATG
The sequence above is drawn from the Leptospira sp. WS4.C2 genome and encodes:
- a CDS encoding TetR/AcrR family transcriptional regulator, producing MGKQEETRKLIIESAFSLIYQNGFQGVGVREIAEKANLTIGAFFYHFPTKNLVGYAIIDEFLSKGIMERWILPLEGYENPIEGMIQTFKKTFDGWPDEFVSRGCPLNNLGQEMSSIDSEFQKKAKALLTTWIQNTKKYLDLAKKQKILKTNTDTRKLAEFIVTFQEATFAMGKVMNDRKVYDSLYVSFRDHLRSQCI
- a CDS encoding adenylate/guanylate cyclase domain-containing protein; the protein is MGQKRTIATSASEERLEKLLEERLIPGSNQEFIDKRIWDLFGETWCVMFTDLSGFSRGVAKFGIIHFLQTIYESQRILIPVLDEFDGILMKDEGDSLMVLFRNTNKAIQCAIHMQKACKRYNVDRIAEEQILLCVGLGYGKILKIGDTDVFGSEVNAASKLGEDTAKAWEILVTSAVKENADETTDFDFEGISEIPPGSDGAYRLVYTLEEPKWVVL
- a CDS encoding AAA domain-containing protein, translated to MGRTMKQEFGSLEEEILYVKTILSKEREYERSLFLEKGQDAKILKSAQLEDLRFVVGNTWRAEFQISPSTKAKEWLKPGIPVLLKSETETIFGNIYRVSDTKLTIQVRGDYEWEDQEFQISKWFQESTYDLYNEIITKVLNDKESLSHKKLNWILGFGLGDKPTPPKSGQGKPPIERIFQMSDYGVVFGPPGTGKTTLLMQAVEEIKSRNESVLTLCPTNFACDYIVELAQKKGIRVIRLGNSTKIKEEVLPHHIDHLIQTHPDQKQIHNWQTELKALQKKANSWKRNFGKEEREERKQVRKEAKFLLSTIREAESNIRNKLLDDAELIVSTFSGFGNEFKKGREFDFVFVDEATQSLDPGCYMALYAGKKTFFFGDPKQLGASYSHPDHQTIHSFLEKAVAFDSGERIIFLEKQFRMKPEILGFPNQTYYESKILTHPDAKWTSSVDISEVIGSNPPILWIDTAGSDSEEETEGEEPSFFNHIEIQLIEKLFHLGIPKELTTVISPYRGQVERLVKVSEGKWFTQTIDSFQGRESEIVILSLVRSNPDGEIGFLLNPKRLNVALTRAKSHLILIGDSGTLCQNKEFQELYSYVETNGEIRSIYEFME
- a CDS encoding tetratricopeptide repeat protein; this encodes MSSFFSLIREAKLLEEEKEFTRAFNVYAESESHTTDESSLIKIKAKKAWCLYAVGNPKETESLFQDIIKNYPSHPLSITVYSRYLIKLKKFKSAKVLLQKSITYFPSYLENYLLLASLLKDMERSEEAIKVLKKALSQEHLSNGRGIDRKDIWAELGSLYFSRGDFNSALVSLKKSLNMVEPEEFLDYDLLSLCYLEAEDPENALTSIKTHIQFCKEIDPETLIILARAHCRLGKLEEAANNLIQAYSIEDSLYLKAADFIDFAPLLRNGFFTTLENIEWEEP
- a CDS encoding crotonase/enoyl-CoA hydratase family protein translates to MNPSPFFEIEKRKNVAILWLNRPEKRNAMNWPFWRDLPDMVDQINADPQIHCYVIAAKGKSFSTGLDLEEFFLEFKSVFQGEFADGREKLYQLILTMQKGINAIYNSKKPSIALVQKHCIGGGLDLVSACDIRYASKDASFSLRESKVAIVADMGSLQRLPHLIGNAHTRELALTGKDIGAEEALQMGLVTKVTEDFDSLLQAGLKTAEEIAENPTIVIRGVKQVLNHGIGKTIEEGLDYVAVWNASMLDSKDFRSAIGGFMERKRPVFNPETRVD
- a CDS encoding prolipoprotein diacylglyceryl transferase, which produces MLDRIPIPNPFGWEGLSTFSLLMMLAFLVGSYLLPKELERKKLDPSHSDWLIFLGILGTLVGAKIFFIFEIWDQVFIDVPGYDGKYTYPLTHWNGFPGHPGLWSSLFSGGGLVFFGGLLFGWLFITLYFRHHKLDIGAYYDAVIPAISMGYAIGRLGCFVSGDGCYGFATDARIPFFVFDFHGAHPSGVPVWNTPVMESIMAFGYFAYFQFWARYQNFRKWSIGAQFLIIHGFARLLIEFLRVNKAVIPFIDPPTLVNIPDANGNPTFLTGYYWHGFSQSQYISIALILFGVYLLVSKKLWLKEKTNV